A section of the Drosophila subobscura isolate 14011-0131.10 chromosome A, UCBerk_Dsub_1.0, whole genome shotgun sequence genome encodes:
- the LOC117893725 gene encoding uncharacterized protein LOC117893725: protein MPLPRELDYEQRERLQHWLGKFELELDHRTRTQLSDALAVAKLFERVHPGRVDFRCYVARSSLALKKQNWHIFNVRTLKRMNMSLSQRDLYRLASGSSWALETLLHKLMMTDDEAARAVGGQELDELD from the coding sequence ATGCCTCTGCCACGCGAATTGGACTACGAGCAACGTGAGAGACTTCAGCACTGGCTGGGGAAATTCGAACTGGAGCTGGATCATCGCACACGCACCCAGCTGAGCGATGCTTTGGCGGTGGCAAAGCTCTTCGAGAGGGTTCACCCCGGCCGCGTGGACTTCAGGTGCTATGTGGCGCGCAGCAGCCTGGCCCTAAAGAAGCAAAATTGGCACATTTTCAACGTGCGGACACTGAAGCGCATGAACATGAGCCTCAGCCAGCGGGATCTGTACAGGctggcaagcggcagcagctgggcccTCGAGACGCTGCTCCACAAGCTGATGATGACCGATGATGAGGCAGCGAGAGCCGTGGGCGGACAGGAGCTGGACGAGTTGGATTAG
- the LOC117903155 gene encoding transcription elongation factor S-II-like codes for MLERATLIRNNLIMAVLFADVRAARLQDQLMKPSGLQSPEEVLQAIGILPAEPSTSSTSMANDLADAVRFRCLKMLTSALKVASLPEDCAACKPEEMAAQLEAAIYAGFNKTNKKYKKRIQSRVAQLKDVRNQEVLCKYMSGAISAKQLAKMTPKEMASHMMTSNEKNSNPEAD; via the exons ATGCTGGAGCGTGCCACATTGATACGCAACAATCTCATCATGGCTGTGCTGTTTGCAGACGTGAGAGCCGCACGTCTACAGGATCAG CTAATGAAGCCATCGGGCCTGCAGAGTCCCGAGGAGGTCTTGCAGGCAATTGGCATTCTGCCGGCGGAGCcgtccaccagcagcacctccaTGGCGAATGACCTGGCGGATGCTGTGCGCTTCAGGTGCCTCAAAATGTTGACCAGCGCGCTGAAGGTCGCTTCGCTGCCCGAAGACTGTGCCGCGTGCAAGCCCGAAGAAATGGCCGCCCAGCTGGAGGCTGCCATTTACGCGGGcttcaacaaaacaaacaaaaagtacaaGAAACGCATACAATCTCGTGTGGCCCAGTTGAAGGATGTGAGGAATCAGGAAGTGCTCTGCAAGTACATGAGCGGCGCCATCTCggccaagcagctggccaaAATGACGCCCAAGGAGATGGCCAGCCACATGATGACCAGCAACGAGAAGAACAGCAACCCAGAAGCCGACTAA